The Blastocatellia bacterium genome includes the window TCCCGCCAGCACGCGGGCAGCCTCCAGCAATGCCGCCGTGCCCGAACTATTGTCATCGGCTCCCGGTCCGGCAGCGACCGAATCGTAGTGACTGCTGATGACGTAGATGAGATCGGGATTTTCCGTCCCTCTCAGCGTGGCAATGACATTAGCTGCTCGACCTCCATAGGCTCCTCGCGGCTCGAACCACTGATACTCCGGCTGGTAGCCAAACGCGCTGAACATCCGATGAAGATACTCAGCGGCTTTTTGATGGCCCGGTTGAGAAATGTGCTTGGAGTCGAAATCGAAAAGGGCCTTCTCGTACTCGTAGATGCGCGCCACGGATACTTGAGCAACAGCACGACGGATCTCCTCGGCCAGGGGCCGATACATCTCCTCAGCTCGATTCCGGAGAGCCGTTTCTGAGGCGAGGTTTCGTTCGAGTCGAGCAATGAGATCAGCTTTCGTCACTCTATGATCGAGGTCAACGAGATAGACGCCGTGCTCAGGCGAAACCGTATCCCCATCACGATCGGCTTCGATCAGAATCTTCTTCCCGTCCGGGCTCACGGCCCAGGCATATTCCGGCGAGATCGTTCGGACCGTGTTATTGTGGAAAAGGCGGGTGCGCCGACCCGTTGAGAGGTCATAGAGGTATGAGCGGCGGTGTCGCGGTTCGCCGACCATGGCCAGCACTCGATCTGGCGCGATGAACCGGGGGAGCACATCGTGCTGAATCTCGCGCGTCAAGCGCGTTTCTTGTCCCCCGTCGCGCTGGACAAGATAAATCTCCCAGTCGTCCCGCGTCATCTTCTGGTACGCCAGGCGCCGTCCGTCGGGAGAGAATGTCGGCGCGGCCAACCGATCCTGCGTCCGCAGAAGGACCGTCGCCGATCCTCCGAGAGGCATGAGCATGAGCCGATTCTCCGTCCCCGACCGCGCCAAATAGGCGATCGTCTGACCATCGGTGGAGAACGTCGGCGACGTTCCCTCAACCAGTGTCACCGTGCGCGTCGTGGCATCCACAATTCCGAACCGGGTCGGTTGATCGCCTCCTCCACGCGGCGGCCCACCGAGCGAGTCACGCTCACCTGTTCGTACGGCATCCGGTGGAGGCGGAAGCGGGTCTCGCGCGGTCAGCGTGAAGAGAAAGGTGCCCCCGGAGGGAGACGCCACCGGCGACGTCTTGAATCCTTCAACGGTGCTGACGATCACCGGCTCGCGGGCCGTCACGGTAACTTCGTAGATGTCCGTGCGGGTGCGCCGACCCTCCGCCCCACCGAGGAAATAGACCGTGCCGTCCTCCGCGAGAGAGACAAGCGAAGCGACGAGCAGTCCTTGCGCTTGAACCTCATGCTCCCGGCGCGTCGAGAGATCATGCACCACGACTCTCGCCGATTTCATGCGCAGCCAGGCGAGACGTAGCCGCGCAGCCACTTGAGCTTGTCCCTGCGCCCGCGCGACGGCGGCCTCAGCCTGAGTGATCTCCTCGGTCACGGGCACTCGCACAAGAGCCAGGAACCGCCCCGACGGAGAAAAGACCGCTCCCGATCCCGCCAGTTCTGCCACCACTGACCGAGAATCATCCGCGCGGATCAGGCGCGTGACCGGCGCCGATCTGGGACCGGTCTCGTAGACGATGAGAGTTCCATCGGGACTGAACCGGGGAGCGCGTCCGTCGGCGGTGATCTCGGCGGTGCGATACAGCTCGCCCGTTTGCTCTGC containing:
- a CDS encoding M20/M25/M40 family metallo-hydrolase, whose protein sequence is AEQTGELYRTAEITADGRAPRFSPDGTLIVYETGPRSAPVTRLIRADDSRSVVAELAGSGAVFSPSGRFLALVRVPVTEEITQAEAAVARAQGQAQVAARLRLAWLRMKSARVVVHDLSTRREHEVQAQGLLVASLVSLAEDGTVYFLGGAEGRRTRTDIYEVTVTAREPVIVSTVEGFKTSPVASPSGGTFLFTLTARDPLPPPPDAVRTGERDSLGGPPRGGGDQPTRFGIVDATTRTVTLVEGTSPTFSTDGQTIAYLARSGTENRLMLMPLGGSATVLLRTQDRLAAPTFSPDGRRLAYQKMTRDDWEIYLVQRDGGQETRLTREIQHDVLPRFIAPDRVLAMVGEPRHRRSYLYDLSTGRRTRLFHNNTVRTISPEYAWAVSPDGKKILIEADRDGDTVSPEHGVYLVDLDHRVTKADLIARLERNLASETALRNRAEEMYRPLAEEIRRAVAQVSVARIYEYEKALFDFDSKHISQPGHQKAAEYLHRMFSAFGYQPEYQWFEPRGAYGGRAANVIATLRGTENPDLIYVISSHYDSVAAGPGADDNSSGTAALLEAARVLAGRPLPATVVFAAFTGEESGLLGSREFVRRAREGRAKIMAVLNNDTIGWTNDARLDNTIRYTSAGIRDVQHGAALLFTRLITYDSRYHQSTDATSFVEAYGQIVGGFGSHPILGSPHYHTASDVLETINHRLIAETCKATVAAIMLLASSPSPVKDLRVVRLDATRAEVTWSPSPEQDVRMYLVEYEPSRGSPQRLRVTAPRVVLRNVTGGKVSVKAVNARGLEGWDWAWITLPTDQNGR